One Candidatus Methylomirabilota bacterium DNA segment encodes these proteins:
- a CDS encoding MarR family transcriptional regulator: MPSPPIDYWTLAELRYQIRRFLRIRELATRAKGVEPQQYVLLLQVKGLEGRRPATIGTLAERLQVAHHSAVELVDRLVRRGMLERRTMSPDRRSVVVQLTPKGSRLVRSIAGASLSELRMEGPALVAVLRRLIGRGKGAGARTRRRPTAR, encoded by the coding sequence GTGCCATCGCCGCCGATCGACTACTGGACACTGGCCGAGCTGCGGTATCAGATTCGCCGCTTCCTCCGGATTCGGGAGCTGGCGACGCGGGCCAAGGGTGTCGAGCCGCAGCAGTACGTGCTGCTGCTGCAGGTGAAGGGACTGGAGGGGCGGCGCCCCGCGACGATCGGGACGCTCGCGGAGCGGTTGCAGGTGGCGCACCACAGCGCGGTCGAGCTGGTGGACCGGCTGGTACGGCGGGGCATGCTCGAGCGGCGGACGATGAGTCCGGACCGGCGGTCGGTGGTGGTGCAACTGACCCCGAAAGGGAGCCGTCTGGTGCGCAGCATCGCGGGGGCGTCGCTGTCGGAGCTTCGCATGGAGGGACCGGCGCTGGTGGCCGTCCTGCGGCGGCTCATCGGGAGGGGTAAGGGCGCGGGTGCGCGGACGCGGCGGCGCCCGACGGCGAGATAA
- the pal gene encoding peptidoglycan-associated lipoprotein Pal gives MTITRGSVLMVTVLTVAALGAAGCPKRPGSAVGAAPAPSGTASAASSGSMAAAGQGSQSSAQPGAGGGKSAATMHPSEFSQMATLKDIRFDFDRYDIRPEDAKVLDANAKWLKANGSVQVLIEGHCDERGTQEYNLALGDRRAKAAQAYLLSQGVSGNRLRVISYGEQHPLCAAHDESCWQMNRRDHFLGGGH, from the coding sequence ATGACGATCACGCGTGGCTCGGTCCTGATGGTCACGGTCCTGACGGTGGCGGCGCTGGGCGCGGCCGGGTGTCCAAAGCGTCCCGGCTCGGCCGTCGGAGCCGCCCCCGCTCCCAGCGGTACCGCATCGGCCGCCTCTTCCGGCTCGATGGCCGCCGCGGGGCAGGGCAGCCAGTCCTCGGCGCAGCCCGGCGCGGGCGGCGGGAAGAGCGCGGCGACGATGCACCCCAGTGAGTTCAGCCAGATGGCGACCCTCAAGGACATCCGCTTCGACTTCGACCGCTACGACATCCGGCCCGAGGACGCGAAGGTCCTGGACGCGAACGCCAAGTGGCTCAAGGCCAATGGGAGCGTGCAGGTCCTGATCGAGGGGCACTGCGACGAGCGCGGCACCCAGGAATACAACCTCGCCCTCGGCGATCGCCGGGCCAAGGCCGCGCAGGCCTATCTCCTGAGTCAGGGCGTGAGCGGCAACCGCCTCCGCGTCATCTCGTACGGGGAACAGCACCCGCTGTGCGCGGCGCATGACGAATCTTGCTGGCAGATGAACCGCCGGGATCATTTCCTCGGCGGCGGCCACTAG
- a CDS encoding GNAT family N-acetyltransferase has translation MRIEHPSLTSWTFALRGFQLYRFLKDKWPAFMFEDPLSRRLWPWLYIRFPRYQFIVFDGRKMVAAANSVPIHFDGELSKLPETGWTWAIEKAFVDRREGRAPNTQVMLSIVVAPDARAKGFSTNMIETVKAIGKNEGMKFALAPVRPSRKSEFPMLSMEEYVRKQTEDGRIFDPWLRAHVATGGKILSVCNQSMTIPGSIKTWSRWTHRSFTQSGSFVVDGALAPVTIEIEKNLGTYVEPNVWVLHEYGANGANT, from the coding sequence ACAAGTGGCCGGCCTTCATGTTCGAGGACCCGTTGTCGAGAAGGCTGTGGCCATGGCTCTACATTCGATTCCCTCGCTATCAATTCATCGTGTTCGACGGTCGGAAGATGGTCGCGGCCGCCAACAGCGTTCCCATACATTTCGACGGGGAGCTTTCAAAGCTCCCCGAAACGGGGTGGACCTGGGCCATCGAAAAGGCGTTCGTCGACCGACGGGAGGGCCGGGCCCCCAACACTCAGGTGATGCTCTCGATCGTGGTTGCGCCAGACGCCCGAGCAAAGGGCTTCAGTACGAATATGATCGAGACCGTGAAGGCGATCGGGAAGAACGAAGGCATGAAATTCGCGCTGGCCCCCGTCCGACCCAGCAGGAAGAGCGAGTTCCCGATGCTGTCAATGGAAGAGTATGTGCGAAAACAGACGGAGGATGGACGCATCTTCGACCCGTGGCTCCGCGCCCACGTCGCAACGGGGGGCAAGATCCTGTCCGTATGCAATCAATCCATGACCATCCCGGGCTCCATAAAGACCTGGTCGCGCTGGACCCACCGGAGCTTCACGCAAAGCGGAAGCTTCGTCGTGGACGGGGCGCTGGCTCCGGTCACTATCGAAATCGAGAAGAACCTTGGAACGTACGTCGAGCCAAACGTCTGGGTTCTGCACGAGTACGGCGCCAACGGGGCAAATACGTAG